A window of Aliarcobacter trophiarum LMG 25534 contains these coding sequences:
- the pstB gene encoding phosphate ABC transporter ATP-binding protein PstB has product MNKEIKSKIDVKNLNLFYGLNQALFDINLNLYQNKITALIGPSGCGKSTFLRCINRMNDLIPIVKIDGKIIIDKKNIYDRDVDEVSVRKRVGMVFQQPNPFPKSIYDNVAYAPLKHGIVKKGKECDELVETSLIKSGLWNEVKDKLHQPGTSLSGGQQQRLCIARTIAIKPEIILMDEPTSALDPISTEKIEALMLELKQDYTIITVTHNMQQAARVADYTAFFHLGKLIEYDITETIFVNPSNKKTEDYITGRFG; this is encoded by the coding sequence ATGAATAAAGAGATAAAATCAAAAATAGATGTTAAAAATCTAAATCTTTTTTATGGTTTAAATCAAGCTTTATTTGATATAAATTTAAATTTATATCAAAATAAAATTACTGCTTTAATTGGACCATCTGGTTGTGGGAAATCAACATTTTTAAGATGTATAAATAGAATGAATGATTTAATTCCTATTGTAAAAATAGATGGAAAAATTATAATTGATAAAAAGAATATCTATGATAGAGATGTAGATGAAGTAAGTGTTAGAAAAAGAGTTGGTATGGTATTTCAACAACCAAACCCTTTTCCAAAATCTATTTATGACAATGTTGCTTATGCGCCTTTAAAACATGGAATTGTAAAAAAGGGGAAAGAGTGTGATGAGTTAGTTGAAACTTCACTAATAAAATCAGGACTTTGGAATGAAGTAAAAGATAAATTACACCAACCAGGAACATCACTTTCAGGTGGTCAACAACAAAGACTTTGTATTGCAAGAACAATTGCAATAAAACCAGAAATTATTTTGATGGATGAACCAACATCAGCACTTGACCCAATTTCTACAGAGAAAATCGAAGCACTTATGCTTGAGTTAAAACAAGATTATACAATCATAACGGTAACTCATAATATGCAACAAGCCGCAAGGGTCGCTGACTATACAGCATTTTTCCATTTAGGAAAATTAATAGAGTATGATATAACAGAGACTATCTTTGTTAATCCAAGCAATAAAAAAACAGAAGATTATATTACAGGGAGATTTGGATAA
- the pstA gene encoding phosphate ABC transporter permease PstA, with the protein MIKRKKRNKAHNPFYDPTLKKRHASAKRFKKFTLTSLIFSIAFLAFFLFDMIGKGLPAFNITYVKVDVTFSEKTLEDTRFAVPTSYRNLVSRAALRDLPKLLEKNPTYMNSTQNLWILASSQVDQYVKNHNHNLKDKDIETVNELYAEGLIKKKFNAIFFTNGDSKIPEYAGIFSAVIGSILTLTITMLVAFPIGVMTAIYLEEFAGDNKFTRLIEININNLAAIPSILFGLLGLAIFINLFGMPRSSPLVGGLTLALMTLPIIIVSSRAALRAVPDSIRQAGYGLGLNKIQVTRDHVLPLAFPGIMTGSIIGLAQAMGETAPLIIIGMIAFIPDAPTMVTQAATVIPAQLFTWASMPEGMYIEKTAAGILVLLSILISLNAVAIYLRKKFEVKW; encoded by the coding sequence ATGATAAAAAGAAAAAAAAGAAATAAAGCTCATAATCCATTTTATGACCCAACACTAAAAAAAAGACATGCAAGTGCAAAAAGATTTAAGAAGTTCACTCTAACTTCTTTAATATTTTCAATAGCATTTTTAGCATTCTTCTTATTTGATATGATTGGCAAAGGTCTTCCTGCATTTAATATAACTTATGTAAAAGTGGATGTAACCTTTAGTGAAAAAACTTTGGAAGATACAAGATTTGCAGTTCCAACATCTTATAGAAATTTAGTATCAAGAGCTGCTCTTAGAGATTTGCCAAAGTTATTAGAAAAAAACCCAACATATATGAATTCAACTCAAAATCTTTGGATTTTAGCAAGTAGTCAAGTTGATCAATATGTAAAAAATCATAATCATAATTTAAAAGATAAAGATATAGAAACAGTTAATGAGTTATATGCTGAAGGTTTAATAAAAAAGAAGTTTAATGCAATATTCTTTACAAATGGTGACTCAAAAATTCCAGAGTATGCTGGTATTTTTTCAGCTGTTATTGGTTCTATTTTAACTCTAACTATAACTATGCTTGTTGCATTTCCAATTGGAGTAATGACTGCAATTTATCTAGAAGAGTTTGCAGGTGACAACAAATTTACAAGACTTATTGAAATAAATATAAATAATCTTGCAGCTATTCCATCTATTCTATTTGGACTTTTAGGACTTGCTATATTTATAAATCTCTTTGGAATGCCTAGAAGTTCGCCTTTGGTGGGAGGACTAACTCTTGCTCTTATGACATTACCTATTATTATTGTAAGTTCAAGAGCAGCTCTAAGAGCAGTTCCTGATAGTATAAGACAAGCTGGATATGGCTTAGGATTAAATAAGATTCAAGTTACAAGAGACCATGTCTTACCTCTTGCATTTCCAGGAATAATGACTGGTTCAATTATAGGTTTAGCACAAGCTATGGGAGAGACTGCACCTTTAATAATTATTGGAATGATTGCTTTTATCCCAGATGCTCCAACTATGGTTACACAAGCAGCAACAGTAATTCCAGCTCAACTATTTACTTGGGCTTCTATGCCTGAAGGTATGTATATTGAAAAAACAGCAGCTGGAATTTTAGTTCTATTATCAATACTAATTTCACTAAATGCAGTAGCGATTTATTTAAGAAAAAAATTTGAAGTAAAATGGTAA
- the pstC gene encoding phosphate ABC transporter permease subunit PstC: MLSSLQSEKKRRELNEKLIKSALILAAVISILTTFGILFSILFEAIEFFKLRSFWYFLTGTTWSPGVANSQFGALPIFAGTFVITIIALLVAIPIGLGSAIYMSEYASPKLRDYLKPILEVLAGIPTVVYGFFAAITVAPLVVKVASFFGLEATFNSALASGIVMGIMIIPLISSLSDDVIRAVPDSQRKAAFGLGMTHGETIKNIVIPSAMPGIISASLLALSRALGETMIVVMAAGLRPNLSWNPLEDMTTVTVTIVNSLVGDFEFNSPETLSAFALGLVLFVVTLILNMISLSLIRKFKEKYKVNTL; the protein is encoded by the coding sequence TTGTTAAGTAGTCTTCAATCAGAAAAAAAACGAAGAGAACTAAATGAAAAGCTTATAAAATCTGCTCTTATCCTTGCAGCTGTAATATCTATATTAACAACTTTTGGAATTTTATTTTCAATACTATTTGAAGCTATAGAGTTTTTTAAGTTAAGAAGCTTTTGGTACTTTTTAACAGGTACAACATGGTCTCCAGGGGTTGCAAATAGTCAATTTGGTGCATTACCAATATTTGCGGGAACATTTGTAATCACAATTATAGCACTTCTTGTTGCTATTCCTATTGGTCTTGGAAGTGCTATTTATATGAGTGAATATGCAAGTCCTAAATTAAGAGATTATTTAAAACCTATTTTGGAAGTCCTTGCTGGTATTCCAACGGTTGTTTATGGTTTCTTTGCAGCTATTACTGTTGCTCCACTTGTTGTAAAAGTTGCTTCTTTTTTTGGACTTGAAGCTACTTTTAATAGTGCCTTGGCATCTGGAATTGTTATGGGAATTATGATTATTCCTTTAATATCATCTTTAAGTGACGATGTTATAAGAGCTGTTCCAGATAGTCAAAGAAAAGCAGCATTTGGTTTAGGAATGACTCATGGTGAGACTATAAAGAATATAGTAATTCCAAGTGCGATGCCTGGAATTATATCTGCGTCACTTCTTGCACTTTCAAGAGCTTTAGGAGAGACTATGATTGTTGTTATGGCAGCAGGTTTACGACCAAATTTATCGTGGAATCCTCTTGAAGATATGACAACAGTTACAGTTACAATAGTAAACTCATTAGTTGGAGATTTCGAATTTAATTCACCTGAAACACTTTCAGCCTTTGCTTTAGGTCTTGTACTATTTGTTGTTACCTTGATTTTAAATATGATTTCATTATCACTAATTAGAAAATTCAAAGAAAAATATAAAGTGAATACATTATGA
- a CDS encoding GGDEF domain-containing protein: MINWNEIIDKLDYAFQPIIYAQTGKIYAVEALLRNVHNIPNITTIDDLFDLAFSNDYLYEFDLLLREKAISKFANLNITNLKLFYNLDNRIIYNKNYSSGNTEKILTKHNLTKDKIIFELSEKGTSIEQNALSTMLQRYKQSGYSIAIDDFGIGVSGLKLLYFSEANIIKIDRFFISNIDQDSKKKLFCSSIIDMAHIMGMQVIAEGIETQKEFYTCKDIGADFIQGFLVQKPTKNIYEIEPIYTNISNLILDDKRENQNKFIDEQFVDKIRPMPVNSSLYDIILHFKKSTEHNFVPIVDEFGYFLGIIYESEIKKISYSQYGLSLAQNQNFSTTLLKYLKPALSVEISWGIDKILEIYNLNFQNSLGIFITNSDKYLGLINLNSLLTMSYKRNIEIATNQNPLTKLPGNNQIEKFIGNSFRNIQINITHIIYFDFNDFKPFNDIYGFRQGDRAILIFSELLQKRYPKNSFIAHIGGDDFFVGLTDFTFEDIFALTLDIQNEFKYSVKNLYSKEDKEIGYIVSKDRFGITRSFNFLSVSSAIIEINPQSNILNFDDTLNFMKRESKKSIEPVYKVL; this comes from the coding sequence AAATGTTCATAATATACCAAATATTACAACGATTGATGATCTTTTTGATTTAGCATTTAGTAATGATTATTTATATGAATTTGATCTACTTTTAAGAGAAAAAGCTATCTCAAAATTTGCAAATTTAAATATTACAAATTTAAAACTATTTTATAATCTTGATAACAGAATAATATATAATAAAAATTATAGTTCTGGTAATACTGAAAAGATTCTTACAAAACACAATTTAACTAAAGACAAAATAATCTTTGAACTAAGTGAAAAAGGTACTTCAATAGAACAAAATGCTCTTTCTACTATGCTTCAAAGATACAAGCAAAGTGGTTACTCTATTGCAATAGATGATTTCGGAATAGGAGTTTCAGGTCTTAAACTTCTATATTTTAGTGAAGCAAATATTATCAAAATTGATAGATTCTTTATATCAAATATAGACCAAGACTCAAAGAAAAAACTTTTTTGCTCTTCTATTATTGATATGGCACATATTATGGGAATGCAAGTAATTGCTGAGGGTATAGAAACCCAAAAAGAGTTTTATACTTGTAAAGATATTGGTGCTGATTTTATACAAGGGTTTTTAGTTCAAAAGCCAACAAAAAATATTTATGAAATAGAGCCAATTTACACTAACATCTCAAACCTTATTTTGGATGATAAAAGAGAAAATCAAAATAAATTTATAGATGAACAATTTGTAGATAAGATTAGACCAATGCCTGTGAATAGCTCTTTATATGATATAATCTTACATTTTAAAAAGAGTACAGAGCATAATTTTGTACCAATAGTTGATGAATTTGGATATTTCTTAGGAATTATTTATGAAAGTGAAATCAAAAAAATATCTTACTCTCAATATGGATTATCTCTAGCACAAAATCAAAATTTCTCAACAACTCTTTTAAAATATTTAAAACCTGCTTTAAGTGTTGAAATATCTTGGGGAATTGATAAAATCTTAGAGATATATAATCTAAATTTTCAGAACTCTCTTGGAATTTTTATAACTAACTCTGATAAATATTTGGGATTAATAAATCTAAACTCTCTTTTAACAATGTCTTATAAAAGAAATATTGAAATAGCAACAAATCAAAATCCACTAACAAAACTACCTGGAAATAATCAAATTGAGAAGTTTATTGGTAACTCTTTTAGAAATATTCAAATAAATATAACTCACATAATCTACTTTGATTTTAATGATTTTAAACCTTTTAATGACATTTATGGTTTTAGACAAGGAGATAGAGCAATTCTTATATTCTCTGAGTTATTACAAAAAAGATATCCAAAAAATAGTTTTATAGCTCATATTGGTGGAGATGATTTTTTTGTAGGATTAACAGATTTTACTTTTGAAGATATTTTTGCATTAACTTTAGATATTCAAAATGAGTTTAAATATAGTGTAAAAAACTTATACTCAAAAGAGGACAAAGAGATAGGATATATTGTTTCAAAAGATAGATTTGGAATAACTAGAAGTTTCAACTTTTTATCTGTATCAAGTGCTATTATAGAGATAAATCCTCAATCAAATATCTTAAATTTTGATGATACTTTAAACTTTATGAAAAGAGAATCAAAAAAATCAATAGAGCCAGTTTATAAAGTTTTATAA